The following proteins are co-located in the Pomacea canaliculata isolate SZHN2017 linkage group LG8, ASM307304v1, whole genome shotgun sequence genome:
- the LOC112570355 gene encoding uncharacterized protein LOC112570355 — protein MLLQQREMLAVSSVVWTLVLTQPDRVCQSGVSSDRISASQALREVIGLLEWLEVTVISNSQIGDANVDIKDLTDDLTAASLAVLVVDVGLSQIAQLDLATLPTHNVVVVGSADFVTGVFHGLRHFQFTTRWITILAKEDLRPFEATVQGFENVLVVANKTTGGAELWTLLREGEKCKFRFLSSLPLTTVRLTPQVIFPNPGLGLGVRQLRIVVMERSFFLFKSKETEAYEGVVMDMLTEIARKLNFSCVLLQSPDGTWGEVNAKKEWTGAIGMLTRNVSRTH, from the exons ATGTTGCTGCAACAAAGAGAGATGCTGGCTGTTAGTTCTGTGGTGTGGACATTGGTACTGACACAGCCAGACCGAGTGTGTCAGTCCGGTGTGTCCAGCGACAGAATATCCG cgaGCCAAGCTCTCAGAGAAGTCATCGGACTGCTTGAGTGGTTGGAGGTGACAGTTATCAGTAACAGTCAAATCGGCGATGCGA ATGTCGATATTAAGGACTTGACCGATGACCTGACTGCGGCGAGCCTGGCGGTGCTGGTGGTGGACGTGGGTTTGTCACAGATCGCTCAGCTGGACTTGGCGACACTGCCAACCCACAATGTTGTCGTTGTTGGTTCTGCTGACTTTGTGACAGGAGTGTTTCATGGA TTGAGGCACTTTCAGTTCACAACAAGATGGATCACCATTTTGGCGAAAGAAGATCTCCGTCCATTTGAAGCTACAGTCCAAGGTTTTGAAAACGTCTTGGTTGTTGCGAATAAAACG ACAGGAGGAGCTGAGCTGTGGACTCTACTTCGTGAGGGAGAGAAGTGCAAATTCAGATTCTTGTCCTCGCTGCCCCTCACTACCGTCCGGTTAACCCCACAAgttatcttccccaaccctgGACTGGGGCTGGGGGTCAGACAACTCAGGATCGTAGTAATGGAG AGATCCTTCTTCCTATTCAAATCCAAAGAGACAGAAGCTTATGAAGGCGTGGTCATGGATATGCTGACTGAAATCGCAAGAAAACTCAATTTCAG CTGCGTTCTCTTACAATCGCCAGACGGCACTTGGGGCGAAGTGAATGCGAAGAAAGAGTGGACAGGCGCCATCGGCATGCTGACTCGAAATGTGAGTAGAACTCACTGA